One Intestinimonas butyriciproducens genomic window, ACAATCTGATCCAGAAAGGCTATGTGCGCAAGGAACAGTCGGAGGAGGACAAGCGGGAGTACCATTTGGTGGTCACCCAGAAGTACATTGACTACTACAACATCAGCTACAGCTATCTGGGCACGGTGATGGCGCGCATCCGCGCGCGGTTCCCCGAGGAGGATGTCAAAAAGATCGAGGAGATGCTGGATATCATCTCCGGGGAACTGATGCCGGAGATCCCTCTGCCCAGGCTGTCTCCACGGACATGAGAAAGGACCCGCCCCGCATTTTTGTGCGGAGCGGGCCCTTTTTATGACCGGACGGCTCCCAAGGGGACAGAGAACGACCCCTGTGAGAACCGTTCGGCCATATTACATGCCCAAGGTCTGAGTCACGTTTTCAGCCACGTCCTCCATGGCGCGGACAGCCTTCTTGGCGGTGGCCTTCAGGGTCTTCTGCCTGGGGGCGAGGACCGCCATGCCCAAGGCGGCGCCGGCGGCCATACCAATACCAATATTGCGCAGGGTGTGATGGTGTTCCATTTGCTTTTCTCCTCCTTTTCTCCGGTATGACGTTATTGTGTCCGGAAATGGAGAAAAATCCATTGCTAAAAAATGCGCGATACGATATAATATACCTGCAATTCGTCAAGCCGGAGGGAACGGGGAACCGGTCCCTTTCTTTATGTATACCAAGAGGAAAAACGAACGCGGGAAAGGAGCGACAAAGTGAAGCTGCTCATCCGGAAGGGCCGCCTGGTGGACCCCGTGGGGGGGATCGGCGGCGTGATGGATATTCTCATCGAGGACGGCAAGCTGGCCGTCATCGGAAGCGATTTGAGGGAACCGGAGGCCCGGGTGATCGACGCCAGGGGCCTCAACGTATGCGCGGGCCTTGTGGATATGCACGTCCACCTGCGGGAGCCGGGCTTTGAATATAAGGAGGACATCACCACCGGAGCGGCGGCGGCGGCCCGGGGAGGATTCACCTCCGTAGCCTGTATGCCCAATACCCGGCCCGTGCTGGATACGCCGGAGCAGATCGAGTATGTGCTCCGGCGGGCCGGGGAGTCCTGCGGCGTGCGGGTGTGGCCCATCGGGGCGGTGTCCTGGGGACAGAAGGGGCAGTCGCTCACCGACGCAGCGGCCCTGAAGGAGGCCGGGTGCGTGGCCCTCTCCGACGACGGCGTGCCCGTGCAGGACGCCAATCTGGTCCGGGACGCCATGATCCGCTGTAAGCGGCTGGGACTCACCATTCTCTCCCACTGCGAGGACGCCAACATGGTCCGCAACTACGCGGTGAACGAGGGCCGGGTCTCCCGGGCGCTGGGGCTGCCCGGCCGTCCCGCCATCGCGGAGGAGATCATGGTCATGCGGGACGCCATGCTGGCCGAGGAGACCGGCGCGGCGGTCCATATCTGCCATGTGTCCACTGCGGGAAGCGTGGAGATCATCCGTCAATTCAAGAAAAAGGGCGTGGCCATCACCTGCGAGACCTGCCCGCAGTACTTCACCCTTACCGAGGACGAGGTGCTGGAGCAGGGAAGTCTGGCCCGGGTCAACCCCCCTCTGCGCACAAAGCTGGACGTGGAGGCCATTCTGGAGGGCCTGCAGGACGGTACCATCGACGTCATCGCCACCGACCACGCCCCCCACTCGGCCGAAGAGAAGGCCAAGCCGCTGGCGGAAGCGCCCAGCGGCATGGTGGGGCTGGAGACTGCGCTGGGCGTGACGCTGACCGCCCTTTACCACACCGGGTTCATGGACCTTTCGGATATCCTGAAAAAAATGACGTTCCACCCGGCCTGCATCCTGCGCATTCCCAGGGGGCGGCTGAGTCTGGGGGGGGAGGCGGACTTTACGATCTTCTCGCCGGACGAGGAGTGGACCGTGGAGCCGGACCAGTTTGCCTCCAAGGGCCGGAACACCCCCTTCAAGGGGAGAAAGCTCAAGGGCAGAGTGAAATACACCATCGTAGGCGGCAGAGTCGTCTACGGGGATGAGGGAGGACGCGCGGATGTCGTTTGACGTATTACAGAAAAAAATCATCGAGAAAAGGAATCCCACCGTGGCGGGGCTGGACCCCAAGCCGGAGCAGATTCCGCCCCATATTTTAAAGATGGCCTGCGACCAGTATGGCGAGACGCTGGCCGGCGCCGCCGAGGCGGTGTGGCAGTTCAACAGAGGGCTGATCGACGCGCTCAGCGACGTGGTCCCCGCTGTGAAGCCCCAGTCGGCGTACTACGAGCGGCTGGGCTGGCGGGGCATGGAGGTCATGGAGCGCACCATTTCCTATGCCCAGGAGAGGGGGCTCTTCGTCATCGCGGACGTCAAGCGGGGCGACATCGGGTCCACGGCCCAGGCGTATGCCGACGGCTGGCTGGGGGAGACCCAGGTGGGAGAGAGCGCCTGCAGCGCCTTCCATGCCGACTGCGTGACCCTGAACGGCTACATGGGCTCCGACACGGTGCTCCCCTTTGCC contains:
- a CDS encoding dihydroorotase, translating into MKLLIRKGRLVDPVGGIGGVMDILIEDGKLAVIGSDLREPEARVIDARGLNVCAGLVDMHVHLREPGFEYKEDITTGAAAAARGGFTSVACMPNTRPVLDTPEQIEYVLRRAGESCGVRVWPIGAVSWGQKGQSLTDAAALKEAGCVALSDDGVPVQDANLVRDAMIRCKRLGLTILSHCEDANMVRNYAVNEGRVSRALGLPGRPAIAEEIMVMRDAMLAEETGAAVHICHVSTAGSVEIIRQFKKKGVAITCETCPQYFTLTEDEVLEQGSLARVNPPLRTKLDVEAILEGLQDGTIDVIATDHAPHSAEEKAKPLAEAPSGMVGLETALGVTLTALYHTGFMDLSDILKKMTFHPACILRIPRGRLSLGGEADFTIFSPDEEWTVEPDQFASKGRNTPFKGRKLKGRVKYTIVGGRVVYGDEGGRADVV
- the pyrF gene encoding orotidine-5'-phosphate decarboxylase gives rise to the protein MSFDVLQKKIIEKRNPTVAGLDPKPEQIPPHILKMACDQYGETLAGAAEAVWQFNRGLIDALSDVVPAVKPQSAYYERLGWRGMEVMERTISYAQERGLFVIADVKRGDIGSTAQAYADGWLGETQVGESACSAFHADCVTLNGYMGSDTVLPFADTCRKYGKCLFLLAKTSNPGSGELQNLTAGDRLVYQLLGDMAERLGAGTEGDYGYGLAGAVTGATYPEELRELRARLPHTFFLVPGYGAQGGTAEDVQYAFDRKGCGAVVNASRSIMCAWQKTGKGGADFQEAARAAAEAMRDAIGQYVTIL
- a CDS encoding MarR family winged helix-turn-helix transcriptional regulator, translated to MLEQAFNEVYTKFKLHFYRAVFGRFQKREASLTTVETFCMEIIMALGRPTVNEFSSFVGISPPNAAYKINNLIQKGYVRKEQSEEDKREYHLVVTQKYIDYYNISYSYLGTVMARIRARFPEEDVKKIEEMLDIISGELMPEIPLPRLSPRT